The DNA window TTATAGGCAGTGGCAAAGTAGAGCAGGTTCTCCAGCCCGAGCATGCCCATTCCCCGAAAGTCCGTCTTCGGATCGTCGCCCTGGAAGCCGATGTCCTGCCACTGTTTGGTCACGCGACCGGTGAGGGGAGTGTCTGGCATCAGCAGTTGCCACAATCGCAACAGCTTTTGCTCGTGGTCGAGGTTATCCGAGTCGTATTTCTCCGCCCGCAGCTGTTCCACCTGATGCATCAGTCTGCGGTAGCCCCAGATACTCGTCACGCATGTGCCGAAGAGCCGGGCGAAGTCTGGGTGCACATTGTTCTTGATGCGTTTCGCGTGCATCACAATGCGAGCAGCGCGAGGAGCTAAGAATATTGGGTAATGTAatgattaataatatttaacttAGTGTAAACTTGTTATGACTGTGGTGCTTGGCCCACAGAGAATACACTGTTCCTTGGACTAACCGAAATCCAGCAGCTCCGCGTCGCTCACATATGGCGCCGCCTCATCAAGGTCAAGTACAAGTCGTCGTATCTGCGGCCTTTTGGACAATGTGAGGGACCTTTCCACCTGGCTGGTCCGACTGGCTCCCGCTCTCGCTCCATAGCAAATCCTCTGGAGCTCCGAGAGCCTGGTGAAGGCGTGCAGGAACCACTTTATAAAGGGCCTTATATAGCTAAAAATAAAAGGCAGTATTCGGTCGagaataaacattttactaaGCGGCGAAGAGAACTATTGAGATTTCCCGATTTCGTTTGTTTGCGCCCGGTTGCCAGGGCAACACATGAGGATTGGCTTTTGATCACAGCCTTAAGTTTCTATCTACTATATTGCACTTTTAAGAGTTGTCTTTAGATAGCTTTTATGATTGACtcgcaacaataacaaatccaatgtattattaaaaaaaaccaaacagcTGATTAGGCAGTGTTGGAAATAGCGGATATGTCCGGCATTTGAGGTATTCTTGATAATATTCTAAAGCTTACTTTACTTTTAAAAGGCACGTTAATTATGTTGAGTTCTCTAATCGTTTTACATATAGTTCTATAATTGAAAATAGATTTTCGAAAATGAGGGAGTACCCCTTACATGCTTCTGCAACTTGGATTTAACATGCTGCTCAATAAACGGTCACACTGGTGTTATTATCCTAATTGTTTACTTAAAGGCAAACTCTTTATTTGGTCGTATTTACATTCAGAAATTTGACAGAATTGGACGGATTGATTAAAACTCCAATTACGTTCTTCGCCTCGATATTGATCATTTGTCGCCATGGCTCAAAACTCAAAACTTAATAGTTTTAACTCAAGAAATAACTAGTTAGTTACACATACGTTACCATAGGGAAAATAGAGcgagttgcagttgcaaaaGAATCAAATCTAAAAACATTGTCCTCCAAGGAGATTAAAAATGAGTTCATCAAAGCAAGTACcgaagaaaaaataaagatCTTGAGGGATAAAATGGATCTGGTTTTTCATAAccaaaagaaaattatattGGTTTTGCGGTAAATTTGAATAAGTTTTCTGAACTTTTCCGGTATTGTTAAAAATTTTCCTGTTTCCAGCCAACTGACGACGGCTCAGCCAACTGATTCTCAAGGACCTCAAATACTTGCTATCAGTAGCATGATTTCTGCACCGGGAGGCTGGTCACCTCAACTATTCCCACTAAAGAACGTGGAACAAATAGAGAAGATGGAGGAGGAAATGAATGATCCCATCAAATCATCGACTTATGTAAGTATAAACCTTCCGCTTGACCATTCTTTATTAAGAGTTTTCTATTAACTAGATCCAAACCATGCGAAACATTTTGAAACCCGGCGGTTCACCTCGTCCTGGAGGCCTCAAAAAACAATTTCATCTTATACTCGCCATAGACTTTTTGGTTGACTTCAATTTTGATGACATCCACAATAAAATACCTCTGAAGAAGTTTGGAAATTTCAATAATGCTTTGTTTGGTAACATCTTTAGGGAACATACATAAATCACATCTTTTCCAAATTCGAATTCATTAAATTGCAGAAGCTCAAAAGCAGGAAGGATATTTTAGAGATGACTACATCGCTGAAATCAGACTGGCGTTCCGAGTTTACAAAAATCGCAGGCATAAAAGTGTATCAGATGCTcggaaaaaattaaagaagcCAAAACCCATATGAAGCCAGAGGTAAAATTGGAAGAGTTTTTTGTATCCAGAATGAAATAAGGTTACCGATAACTATTTATACACGCGAATTTATAGGTAAAAGGGTTGtgtgcaaataaacaaatttgtaaacaagatattttatttgtttatcaaGCATAGAGCGTGCAATTGCAATGTTACGATTGTACAACTAAGACTAAATGGGCGTTGCATATCTCAGATTATTTTAAAGTGCTCTATTAAGTTCGCTTCGTTGACGGTATCATCCAAAAACTCGCGTGCCCATGCGATTAGATTAGATGCCTATGTCTATGTGCTAGGTTTTTAAAGCTTCCATTGGAAATACATGTTGCCTAGTCGTAAACCTGTATCGCTCAGTTAGAGACCACCACTGGACGCGGCTGCTTCTATACTTTGTGGCTAGCTGGCTGACCGATAAGCCATTGAGAATGCGGATGGAAAACGGAAGACTCTGGGGAACGCTGCACGACGGTGAGTGCCTTTCATACAAAAATATGTGTCCACCATTTAAATTTCTGAATTTCTTGAATTTGCAGGCAAATTTGAGGTGCGCAGTGTCACTCACTCCGACCTGGAAGAGGCGCTAGATGTGAGTACGATTCCATGGGACTCCTATAATCTTGCCTATCAGTCATAAAAAGTTATTTCTGGGATTAAGACGATAAAGAACTAAGCTTAAAGTTCAAACTATTTGTATTGCTCGTATAGTGCAAATTTGATCATCGTTAATTCATCGCAAGCACAAAACTAATTTTGTGCGTTTGGCTCAACGTGGCGTCGGTGGTGTAATGGTTAGCATAGTTGCCTTCCAAGCAGTTGACCCGGGTTCGATTCCCGGCCGACGCAGTTcgctttttgcattttttttatttttctacagcaacatattttttaattttgtgaaATGAAAAACTAGTTAAGCTACCTTAAGATTTTAGGAGGGCAAACAAGCgaacatttaatatattttcacaaaaataaaatagtaaaACCGACATAAAATCTAGTTCCGTAGCTCTTCGAGGTTTTTGcgaatttatttgtttagtagtttttaaatttgtgAATTTTATAGGTTCTTGACGGCTCATTCTTTATTAACGAATCGGTGTGTGTTGcctgtgaaattaatttgccgGAAAATCGACAAGCTCGTTTGGATTTGCGAGAATTGTGCAGAAAAACCGCTCTGGATGGTGTCTCATTGTTGGTCAAAGAGGCGGATACTGGTCGTGTGGTGTCTGTgtcatttaataaaattcaggtaaaattcgatttttattaaaacaataTTAATCCTAATGGGTCGAAAACACAGTATGCACCACCACCTGGCGAGGATCACTTCTTTTTGAAATTCCGGAACGAGGAAGTTAAAAGTCCTCAGGCAAGGCGTCTAATGGACTTTATGATCGAAGTGGATGAAAGAATTGATGTGTGTGCTATGTTCAACATGGTGTGCTTCTGTGAACTGATGTTTCTGGCCACTTTACCGAGCCACGAGCGATTGGGATTGGGCCGATCGTTGTCCCGGTTCACAATTGAACTGACCAAGGAGCTGGCCGAAGGAAAGGGCCTGGAGGATATCGATGAAAAACTAAGATCACAACGCCCAGCTGCAGTCACCGCACTCTGGACCTCCAGTTTCTCTCAAAAAGTTGGAAAAGCCACAGACTTTAAAGTGATCAACACCGTTTCTTATTCGGAATTTGAGTACAACGGGAAGAGATTTGACGAGCGAATCAACCCTATTCACGAGTTTTGCGAACATGTCatctataaattttaaaatataaaagtaaATTTTTGTAAAAAGTTTAGATGTGCGTCGGCCGGGAATCGAACCCGGGTCAACTGCTTGGAAGGCAACTATGCTAACCATTACACCACCGACGCCACACGATAGTGGTGAGCTGTTTTCTTCTTTGTGTGGTGGACA is part of the Drosophila sechellia strain sech25 chromosome 3R, ASM438219v1, whole genome shotgun sequence genome and encodes:
- the LOC6614201 gene encoding ELMO domain-containing protein 2, which produces MFILDRILPFIFSYIRPFIKWFLHAFTRLSELQRICYGARAGASRTSQVERSLTLSKRPQIRRLVLDLDEAAPYVSDAELLDFAPRAARIVMHAKRIKNNVHPDFARLFGTCVTSIWGYRRLMHQVEQLRAEKYDSDNLDHEQKLLRLWQLLMPDTPLTGRVTKQWQDIGFQGDDPKTDFRGMGMLGLENLLYFATAYNDAAKHVLLHSMHPTLGYTYAIVGINLTSMAFNLVKTGAAKTHFYNLVVQHRQDFSTVEDFHKLYCYLFFEFDRFWMESDPRNIMDFREIYQAFEITKLEALHNDSTIFKTNLVVESV
- the LOC6614202 gene encoding uncharacterized protein LOC6614202 isoform X2; protein product: MRMENGRLWGTLHDGKFEVRSVTHSDLEEALDVLDGSFFINESVCVACEINLPENRQARLDLRELCRKTALDGVSLLVKEADTGRVVSVSFNKIQYAPPPGEDHFFLKFRNEEVKSPQARRLMDFMIEVDERIDVCAMFNMVCFCELMFLATLPSHERLGLGRSLSRFTIELTKELAEGKGLEDIDEKLRSQRPAAVTALWTSSFSQKVGKATDFKVINTVSYSEFEYNGKRFDERINPIHEFCEHVIYKF